One genomic window of Quercus robur chromosome 6, dhQueRobu3.1, whole genome shotgun sequence includes the following:
- the LOC126689542 gene encoding uncharacterized protein LOC126689542 has product MGNEMGNNNTSGLKEEDNTNAIDSKNVFQEAADADDVKGGDETVPTNEAKDFHEKVTGLASNDSTGATDTHTAKETSGGREQEENEVLFPTESPKAVVKAIEASNEENHEVQPSSLQKGSDVHEKTIESNFKETLLVRSDHQLQKQDSINEEQEENEVHSPAESLKAVVKSVGASDEDNEIKTAFSPKDLEVHEKPIDSNLKENLLGTNDHQLEKQASISEDEDEDSTLNTISTPHDPEPQQSLHLKSNQLALDKVNADQSEEEGCRLLHKSEDILGSSFICANKNSHPLGPNLSNILGDNPNVENMGDSLVKEAPYQEDKMSLKEKIEIIKGDEIGIGLSNLPTTTSDTPSIVLNKYNGELSTVANSIRNDSLNLKLEAVLLDRPLNYHQEVSEPEDKCMVPTEETKIVGSGSDIEERPHQYNPTLFCEEPMEEQNTDEANESQKEFRKLGSENEDKLVCNQNKNSDGSCKDSEGELSVVAEHGLVTVPVGLIVTGHRCEEEQQEEKKILEEIEDKAEASYATGNDTEGSEIPRQCRSQLLPIEQAEDLLSQSPASIVQSEVHNQDTKIAAETIIQSSSIETIPELKQESCDEFSVVKASTFNSTSLNIENLISIVELTVTETKTSASHSSVEGIKGEASAFINGSTEAQESMGRLSSESSSDSMNTHVHMRKSPSFDLDLRIEARGEESDQMPLLFQDKATMESSSGQTDFSLGNPVAHVGYKHNQHMLQYQAVPVEEKVITLERSDSEKSKTPFLGFLKEEEEAQFVVTPPKQENHAVSKKATRELCNLSTEEAASTAPKGKEKRKHRSSFFGNCMCCATVIN; this is encoded by the exons ATGGGCAACGAGATGGGCAACAATAACACATCTGGTCTCAAAG AAGAGGATAACACAAATGCTATAGATTCCAAAAACGTGTTTCAAGAAGCTGCTGATGCAGATGATGTCAAAGGAGGAGATGAAACAGTTCCAACGAATGAAGCAAAAGATTTTCATGAAAAAGTTACAGGGTTAGCTTCTAATGATTCAACAGGAGCAACAGATACTCACACTGCAAAAGAGACATCAGGTGGAAGAG AgcaagaagaaaatgaagttcTTTTTCCCACTGAATCTCCAAAAGCAGTAGTGAAAGCAATTGAAGCAAGTAATGAAGAAAATCATGAAGTCCAACCATCTTCTTTGCAGAAAGGTTCAGATGTTCATGAGAAGACAATTGAATCAAATTTTAAAGAGACCCTATTGGTAAGAAGTGATCATCAGCTTCAGAAGCAAGATTCCATAAATGAAG AGCAAGAAGAAAATGAGGTTCATTCTCCCGCTGAATCTCTAAAAGCGGTAGTTAAATCAGTTGGAGCAAGTGATGAAGACAATGAAATCAAAACAGCTTTTTCACCAAAAGATTTAGAAGTTCATGAGAAGCCaatagattcaaatttgaaGGAGAATCTATTGGGAACAAATGATCATCAGCTTGAGAAGCAGGCTTCCATCAGTGAAG ATGAAGACGAAGATTCAACTCTTAATACTATATCTACACCACATGATCCAGAGCCTCAACAATCTTTACATTTAAAGTCTAATCAACTTGCATTAGATAAAGTTAATGCTGACCAATCTGAAGAAGAAGGCTGTAGATTGCTGCACAAAAGTGAGGATATTCTAGGATCAAGTTTTATATGTGCTAATAAGAATAGTCACCCCTTAGGTCCTAATTTGTCAAACATTCTGGGTGACAATCCCAATGTGGAAAATATGGGTGACTCATTAGTAAAAGAAGCACCGTACCAAGAAGATAAGATGtcattaaaagagaaaattgagaTAATAAAGGGAGATGAGATAGGGATTGGTTTGAGCAATCTGCCAACAACAACATCAGACACTCCGAGCATTGTTTTGAACAAATACAATGGGGAGTTATCTACTGTAGCCAATTCGATTAGGAATGATTCCTTGAATTTAAAACTTGAAGCTGTTCTGCTGGATAGGCCATTAAACTACCATCAAGAAGTTTCTGAACCTGAGGACAAGTGCATGGTTCCTActgaagaaacaaaaatagtaggAAGTGGATCAGACATTGAAGAGAGGCCACATCAGTACAACCCAACTCTGTTCTGTGAAGAGCCAATGGAAGAACAAAATACTGATGAGGCAAATGAATCCCAAAAGGAATTTAGGAAGCTTGGGTCTGAAAATGAGGACAAGCTTGTTTGCAACCAGAATAAGAATTCTGATGGAAGCTGCAAGGACTCAGAAGGAGAGCTTTCGGTGGTTGCTGAACATGGATTGGTTACTGTTCCAGTAGGGTTGATTGTCACAGGACACAGATGTGAAGAGGAGCaacaagaagagaagaaaattttggaagaaATAGAGGACAAAGCAGAAGCTTCATATGCCACAGGAAATGATACAGAAGGAAGTGAAATCCCAAGACAATGTAGGTCTCAACTACTTCCAATTGAACAGGCAGAAGATTTGCTCTCACAGTCTCCTGCTTCTATAGTCCAGTCTGAAGTTCACAACCAGGACACTAAAATAGCAGCTGAGACTATTATTCAAAGCAGCAGCATTGAGACAATCCCTGAGCTGAAGCAAGAAAGCTGTGATGAGTTCTCTGTTGTGAAAGCTTCCACTTTCAATTCCACAAGCTTGAACATAGAAAATTTAATCTCTATAGTTGAGTTGACAGTAACAGAAACTAAAACTTCAGCTAGTCATTCCAGTGTAGAAGGTATCAAAGGTGAAGCATCTGCATTTATAAATGGAAGTACTGAAGCACAAGAAAGTATGGGAAGGCTTAGCTCTGAGTCCAGTTCTGATAGCATGAACACTCATGTTCATATGCGAAAATCACCAAGCTTTGATCTTGATCTCCGAATTGAAGCTAGAGGCGAAGAGTCAGATCAAATGCCACTACTGTTTCAGGATAAGGCTACAATGGAGAGCTCATCAGGCCAGACTGATTTTAGTCTTGGAAACCCGGTTGCACATGTTGGGTACAAGCACAACCAACACATGTTACAGTATCAAGCAGTGCCTGTGGAAGAGAAAGTTATCACATTGGAAAGAAGTGATTCTGAGAAATCGAAAACTCCATTCCTAGGCTTCttgaaggaagaggaagaagctCAATTTGTAGTCACACCACCGAAACAAGAAAACCATGCTGTTTCCAAAAAGGCAACTAGAGAATTGTGTAACTTGTCTACTGAAGAAGCTGCATCAACTGCACCAAAAGGTAAAGAGAAGCGTAAGCACAGGTCTTCCTTCTTTGGCAACTGCATGTGCTGTGCAACAgtgattaattaa
- the LOC126689544 gene encoding calmodulin-like protein 11 — MADVLSEEQIVEFKEAFCLFDKDGDGCITVEELATVIRSLDQNPTEEELQDMISEVDADGNGTIEFTEFLSLMAKKMKETDAEEELKEAFKVFDKDQNGYISATELRHVMINLGEKLTDEEVEQMIREADLDGDGQVNYEEFVKMMMTIG; from the exons ATGGCAGATGTACTGAGTGAAGAACAGATTGTTGAGTTTAAAGAAGCCTTTTGTCTGTTTGACAAAGATGGAGATG GTTGCATTACTGTTGAGGAATTGGCAACTGTTATCCGGTCATTGGATCAAAATCCAACGGAGGAGGAGCTTCAGGACATGATAAGCGAAGTTGACGCTGATGGAAACGGAACCATAGAGTTTACAGAGTTCTTGAGCTTAATGGCCAAGAAAATGAAG GAAACTGATGCAGAGGAGGAGCTTAAAGAGGCTTTCAAAGTCTTTGACAAGGACCAAAACGGATATATATCAGCTACTGAG CTGAGGCATGTAATGATCAATCTAGGCGAAAAATTGACGGATGAAGAGGTGGAGCAGATGATCAGGGAGGCTGACCTGGATGGTGATGGACAGGTCAACTATGAAGAATTTGTCAAAATGATGATGACCATTGGATAA